One Mycobacterium kubicae genomic window carries:
- a CDS encoding alpha-(1->6)-mannopyranosyltransferase A, whose protein sequence is MTAATPTPQAQPATKDSIRQRLSHLRAFATTPAAGPARLGFLGAVLITVGALGAGSTRQHDPLLESLHMSWLRFGHGLVLSSILLWVGVGLMLIAWLRLGRHVVGGGVSEFTMRATTVIWLAPLLLSVPVFSRDTYSYLAQGALLRDGMDPYAVGPVANPNPLLDNVSPIWTITTAPYGPAFILVAKLVTMLVGNHVIAGTMLLRLCMLPGLALLVWATPRLAHQVGADGAKALWICVLNPLVLIHLMGGVHNEMLMVGLMAAGIALTLQRRHVAGIALLTVGIAVKATAGLALPFLFWVWMRHLREDRGYRPVAALLAAVAASLGIVAVLFGALSLVAGVGLGWLSALAGSVKIINWLTVPTAAANLIHALSSAFVPVNFYGILRVNRLIGIAIIVLALPLLWWRFRRDDRAVLTGIFGAMLVVVLFVPAALPWYYSWPLAVLAPLAQSRPAMALIAGFSTWIMVIFKPDGAHGMYSWLHVALATAFAVVAWYSLYRAPEPAASTP, encoded by the coding sequence ATGACCGCCGCGACGCCCACGCCGCAAGCCCAGCCGGCAACCAAAGACTCGATAAGACAACGGCTTTCACACCTGCGGGCGTTCGCCACCACCCCGGCAGCCGGCCCGGCCCGACTCGGGTTCCTCGGCGCGGTCCTGATCACCGTGGGCGCATTGGGCGCCGGCAGCACCCGCCAGCACGACCCGCTGCTGGAGTCGCTGCACATGTCGTGGCTGCGCTTCGGCCACGGGCTGGTGCTGTCCTCCATCCTGCTGTGGGTGGGTGTGGGGCTCATGCTGATCGCGTGGCTGCGGCTGGGCCGACACGTGGTCGGCGGCGGCGTCAGCGAGTTCACCATGCGGGCCACCACCGTGATCTGGTTGGCGCCGTTGCTGCTGTCGGTGCCGGTGTTCAGCCGCGACACCTACTCCTACCTGGCCCAGGGCGCGCTGCTGCGAGACGGCATGGATCCCTATGCCGTCGGTCCGGTGGCAAACCCGAACCCGTTGCTGGACAACGTGAGTCCGATCTGGACCATCACCACCGCGCCCTACGGTCCGGCCTTCATCCTGGTCGCCAAGCTGGTCACCATGCTGGTGGGCAACCACGTCATCGCCGGAACCATGCTGTTGCGGTTGTGCATGCTGCCGGGCCTGGCGCTGCTGGTCTGGGCGACCCCGCGGCTGGCCCACCAGGTCGGCGCCGACGGCGCCAAGGCGCTGTGGATCTGTGTGCTCAACCCGCTGGTGCTCATCCACCTGATGGGCGGGGTGCACAACGAGATGCTGATGGTCGGACTGATGGCCGCCGGCATCGCACTGACGCTGCAACGCCGTCACGTCGCCGGCATCGCCCTGCTCACCGTGGGCATCGCGGTCAAAGCGACCGCGGGCCTGGCGCTGCCGTTCCTGTTCTGGGTGTGGATGCGCCATCTGCGCGAGGACCGGGGATACCGCCCGGTTGCGGCGCTGTTGGCGGCCGTCGCCGCGTCGCTGGGCATTGTCGCGGTGCTGTTCGGGGCGTTGTCCCTGGTCGCCGGCGTGGGACTGGGTTGGCTGTCCGCGCTGGCCGGTTCGGTGAAGATCATCAATTGGCTGACCGTGCCGACCGCGGCCGCGAACCTGATCCACGCGTTGAGCAGCGCCTTCGTCCCGGTCAACTTCTACGGCATCCTGCGGGTGAACCGGCTGATCGGAATCGCGATCATCGTGCTGGCACTGCCGTTGCTGTGGTGGCGGTTTCGCCGCGACGACCGGGCCGTGCTGACCGGGATTTTCGGCGCGATGCTGGTGGTGGTGTTGTTCGTGCCCGCCGCGCTGCCGTGGTACTACTCCTGGCCGCTGGCCGTGCTGGCGCCGCTGGCGCAGTCCCGCCCGGCCATGGCGCTGATCGCCGGGTTCTCCACCTGGATCATGGTGATCTTCAAGCCCGACGGCGCCCACGGCATGTATTCCTGGCTGCATGTCGCGCTGGCGACGGCGTTCGCCGTGGTGGCGTGGTATTCGCTGTACCGGGCGCCCGAGCCGGCGGCTAGTACGCCATAG
- a CDS encoding Rv2175c family DNA-binding protein: protein MGSIPAGDDVLDPDEPTYDLHRVAELLRVPVSKVHQQIREGHLVAVRRDGGVVVPQVFFTNTGQVVKSLPGLLTILHDGGYHETEIVRWLFTPDPSLTVTRDGSRDALNNARPVDALHAHQAREVLRRAQAMAY, encoded by the coding sequence GTGGGCAGCATTCCGGCCGGCGACGACGTACTAGACCCCGACGAACCCACCTATGACCTGCACCGGGTCGCGGAGTTGCTCCGCGTACCGGTGAGCAAGGTGCATCAGCAGATACGGGAAGGCCATCTGGTGGCGGTGCGACGCGACGGTGGCGTGGTGGTGCCGCAGGTGTTCTTCACCAACACCGGCCAGGTGGTCAAGAGCCTGCCCGGTCTGCTGACGATCCTGCACGACGGCGGTTATCACGAGACGGAGATCGTGCGGTGGCTGTTCACGCCGGACCCGTCGCTGACCGTCACCCGCGACGGCTCGCGCGATGCGCTGAACAACGCGCGTCCGGTCGACGCGCTGCACGCGCACCAAGCCCGGGAGGTCCTGCGTCGCGCCCAGGCTATGGCGTACTAG
- the idsA2 gene encoding bifunctional (2E,6E)-farnesyl/geranyl diphosphate synthase translates to MAGAITEQLRRYLGDRRSAGAHIAVPQGSDYGAFTAWLEDFVVDGGKRLRPVFAYWGWQAVSPHDPDADVLLLFGALELLHASALIHDDVIDASATRRGRPTAHMHFADLHRERSWHGPADQFGTSAAILLGDVAQAWADDIISEVSAARLPADAQRRVRRVWSDIRTEVLAGQYLDIVVEASAADSIASAMTVATYKTACYTVMRPLQLGVAAAADRPDVAGAFGQFGTDLGVAFQLRDDILGVFGDPEVTGKPSGDDLRSGKRTVLLAEAIELADQADPPAAHLLRTSIGSELTDAQVRTLRDVIVGVGALSAAEDRITALTQRALDTLASAPINPAAKTGLRALARMATDRSA, encoded by the coding sequence TTGGCCGGCGCCATCACCGAGCAACTACGACGCTATTTGGGCGACCGGCGTAGCGCTGGTGCCCATATCGCGGTTCCGCAGGGCAGCGACTACGGCGCCTTCACCGCCTGGTTGGAAGACTTCGTCGTGGACGGGGGCAAGCGGCTGCGACCGGTGTTCGCCTACTGGGGCTGGCAGGCCGTGTCGCCGCACGATCCGGACGCCGACGTGCTGCTGTTGTTCGGCGCACTGGAATTGCTGCATGCGTCCGCGCTGATCCACGACGACGTGATCGACGCCTCGGCGACCCGGCGCGGCAGGCCAACCGCGCACATGCATTTCGCCGATTTGCACCGCGAACGGTCCTGGCATGGCCCGGCCGACCAGTTCGGCACCTCAGCGGCGATCCTGCTCGGGGACGTGGCGCAGGCCTGGGCCGACGACATCATCTCCGAGGTCTCCGCCGCCCGCCTGCCCGCCGACGCGCAGCGGCGCGTGCGGCGCGTGTGGTCCGACATCCGCACCGAGGTGCTCGCCGGGCAGTATCTCGACATCGTCGTCGAGGCCAGCGCCGCGGACTCGATCGCGTCGGCAATGACCGTCGCCACCTACAAGACCGCCTGCTATACGGTGATGCGCCCGCTGCAGCTAGGCGTGGCCGCCGCCGCGGACCGACCCGACGTGGCCGGCGCGTTCGGCCAATTCGGCACCGACCTCGGGGTGGCCTTCCAGCTGCGCGACGACATCCTGGGCGTGTTCGGCGACCCGGAGGTGACCGGCAAACCGTCTGGAGACGACCTGCGCTCCGGCAAGCGCACCGTGCTGCTGGCCGAAGCCATCGAATTGGCCGACCAGGCAGACCCACCGGCCGCCCACCTGTTGCGCACCTCGATCGGCTCGGAACTGACCGACGCACAGGTGCGCACACTGCGCGACGTGATCGTCGGAGTGGGCGCGCTGTCGGCGGCCGAAGACCGCATCACCGCGTTGACCCAGCGCGCGCTGGACACGCTGGCGTCCGCGCCGATCAACCCCGCCGCCAAGACCGGCCTGCGCGCACTGGCCCGGATGGCCACGGACCGGTCGGCGTGA